A DNA window from Cognatiyoonia koreensis contains the following coding sequences:
- a CDS encoding CAP domain-containing protein, whose protein sequence is MLRREILLGGTALALTACARSNARVGPDGLPLPQVYNIGPGDKDDIQFRMLDSVNTLRQAAGVPAVELDASLNAAAETHSRDMSVQNRPWLFGSDGSSPIDRAQRAGFQGRLLGENISESYETELETLAAWMKDPDTRSVILDANARRMGLGWFQEPAGKLWWTMNMGGDPAASRPIPSVLPGITPVSGR, encoded by the coding sequence ATGCTTAGACGTGAAATCCTTCTCGGTGGTACGGCACTTGCGTTGACAGCATGTGCACGGTCAAATGCACGGGTCGGGCCAGATGGCCTCCCCTTGCCGCAAGTCTACAATATTGGACCGGGTGACAAGGATGACATTCAATTCCGTATGCTGGACAGCGTGAATACCCTGCGGCAGGCCGCAGGTGTACCCGCGGTCGAATTGGACGCTTCATTGAATGCCGCCGCAGAAACCCATTCACGTGATATGTCCGTCCAAAACCGGCCTTGGCTATTCGGCTCTGATGGTTCATCGCCCATTGATCGTGCGCAACGCGCAGGTTTTCAGGGGCGGTTGCTAGGTGAAAACATCTCCGAAAGCTACGAGACAGAGCTGGAGACGCTTGCCGCCTGGATGAAAGATCCAGACACGCGCAGTGTGATCCTTGATGCGAATGCACGTCGGATGGGTCTTGGCTGGTTCCAGGAACCGGCAGGAAAGTTGTGGTGGACAATGAATATGGGTGGTGATCCTGCCGCGTCCAGGCCGATCCCGTCAGTTCTACCAGGCATTACGCCAGTCAGCGGCCGTTAG
- a CDS encoding L,D-transpeptidase, with protein MTKKTTVALSRRGFLAASAAMMGSSAIAQATANSTEVESNISSSVQRNTSSFRSLDWQPYFSNLAGGAILCDLQSRAVHFWSEDQSVYKLYPSSVPLTEDLTRKGRTEVVRKVEGPSWRPTPSMRERNPEWPEFIGPGPENPLGTHALYLSWTYYRIHGTHDTRKIGRRSSNGCIGLYNEHIAELFSMASVGTQVLLI; from the coding sequence ATGACCAAAAAGACAACAGTCGCATTGTCCCGACGCGGGTTCCTCGCAGCATCCGCCGCGATGATGGGTAGCAGCGCAATAGCGCAGGCGACCGCGAATAGCACCGAAGTCGAATCGAACATCTCCTCCAGCGTGCAGCGCAATACATCCAGCTTCCGTTCCTTGGACTGGCAGCCCTATTTCAGCAATCTGGCTGGTGGTGCGATCCTGTGCGATCTGCAATCGCGTGCCGTGCATTTCTGGTCCGAAGATCAGTCGGTCTACAAATTGTATCCGTCCAGCGTACCACTGACCGAAGATTTGACCCGCAAGGGGCGTACGGAAGTTGTCCGCAAGGTCGAAGGGCCAAGTTGGCGGCCAACACCATCCATGCGTGAACGCAATCCCGAGTGGCCCGAGTTCATCGGACCTGGACCAGAAAATCCACTTGGTACACATGCGCTTTACCTGTCTTGGACGTACTATCGTATCCACGGTACGCACGACACACGCAAAATCGGACGCCGTTCCTCAAATGGGTGTATCGGCCTATACAACGAACACATTGCTGAACTCTTCAGCATGGCAAGCGTTGGAACGCAGGTTCTGTTGATCTAG
- the hemH gene encoding ferrochelatase, producing MNMFDAQKADTPREAVCPIHAPADHPKVKPAKVGILLANLGTPDATDYWSMRRYLNEFLSDKRVIDYSAWLWQPLLQLVILTKRPFSSGAAYKSIWNEADNESPLMTITKKQTAAIKAEMQARYGDDVHVDFCMRYGNPSTKSKVREMTEAGCQKILFFPLYPHYAGATSATANDQFFRALMAEKWQPIARIVEPYFEDPAYIDALAQSIENAYATAETKPEMLICSYHGVPERYLREGDPYHCQCQKTTRLLKERLGWDDTQIKTTFQSRFGPEEWLKPYTVKEVARLAEEDGIKNIAVCAPAFSADCIETLEEINEEIKESFEEAGGEHFTYIPCLNDDAAHIHALCGVIDQNLLGWVNR from the coding sequence ATGAACATGTTTGATGCACAAAAAGCTGATACGCCACGCGAAGCCGTGTGCCCGATCCATGCACCTGCCGACCACCCAAAGGTGAAACCTGCGAAAGTGGGCATCTTGTTGGCCAACCTCGGCACGCCTGATGCGACCGACTATTGGTCAATGCGCCGTTACCTGAACGAATTTTTGTCAGACAAACGCGTTATCGACTATTCCGCGTGGCTTTGGCAGCCACTGCTGCAACTTGTGATCCTGACAAAGCGACCATTCTCATCGGGCGCCGCATATAAATCGATTTGGAACGAGGCGGACAACGAAAGTCCGCTGATGACCATCACCAAAAAGCAGACGGCAGCCATCAAGGCGGAAATGCAGGCGCGCTACGGCGACGATGTGCACGTCGATTTTTGTATGCGTTACGGCAACCCGTCGACAAAATCCAAGGTCCGGGAAATGACTGAAGCCGGCTGCCAGAAGATCCTGTTTTTCCCGCTGTATCCACACTACGCTGGAGCGACGTCAGCGACAGCGAATGACCAATTCTTCCGCGCTTTGATGGCAGAAAAGTGGCAACCTATCGCCCGTATTGTTGAACCCTATTTCGAAGACCCAGCCTACATAGACGCGTTGGCACAGAGCATCGAAAACGCCTATGCCACTGCGGAAACAAAGCCCGAAATGCTGATCTGTTCTTATCATGGCGTTCCAGAGCGGTACTTGCGCGAAGGTGATCCCTACCACTGCCAGTGCCAGAAAACGACGCGACTACTCAAGGAACGGCTTGGGTGGGACGATACGCAGATAAAAACGACGTTCCAATCACGGTTTGGCCCCGAAGAGTGGTTGAAACCCTACACTGTGAAAGAAGTTGCCCGGCTAGCAGAAGAAGACGGTATCAAAAACATCGCCGTCTGCGCCCCAGCCTTCTCAGCCGATTGCATCGAGACGCTTGAAGAAATTAACGAAGAGATCAAAGAATCCTTCGAAGAAGCCGGTGGCGAGCACTTTACCTACATCCCATGTTTGAATGATGACGCTGCACATATTCACGCACTGTGCGGGGTGATTGACCAAAACCTGCTTGGGTGGGTGAACCGCTAG
- a CDS encoding ATP-binding protein, with product MLTTPTGEKRWTAILSTDMVGSTRITQEIGNEKVYELLQHVLGLVREEVEAHGGHVVDTAGDGILAAFGAPRALENASVQVCAAANAFRRRLNAERQTLAKRFGVIPSFRTGIAGGNAMIAHENDDSIKVVGDPVIQATRLQTIAGPGDVLVTLDIQREIDGFATTTDLGFQPIKGFDDPVHIHALGEMLEAITRFDGTRRRGMVGFVSRKKELDQAVSSVLSQERPRILLVSGVAGVGKSRLVHEVVAKVPDDRTVCFGQCIPTGQTPFGPIYEILRQVIGHAGPPDAVLRKLTDYCDAENLRVVLDPKTDALTRALQEREILTEILRQLSKQKAIIFVIEDIHWIDSASNDLLAGLACEPLPLIVTARPTYAAEWARDDGVSKVVLSPLSDSEIGEIVVARFASPVSPELNGLVARKSEGIPLIAEEIIRALKSGSQLVETPDGLGLGEGETGFVTGNLQHLVLARVDRLSASQKAALQLASVIGRDFSTSLLKKAMNTHVDLAGLGDIVEQKDDDHFRFVHALIRDAVYGSLLSSERRMAHGRVAQALESLADTETFARLADHFTQAENAAKAVKYLVQAAQQSLQSYALRDVDILLEQAMQYIEADPTLIEPESFASLAMTWIRALDQLGSFGQVLDVGTRLLPHLQTHSLGHEANMVRNLSAIALTHTRDYAAAEQLAQKVLAEAETTHDALGAAWAKLALLRTYEETYWRPPDWIIDLADQIIPVAEAENDTHLAMMTLYQKSAVYRSSGRRRLALETADKIASYSRTHNDRRGRSYALWARALVSIVEGTPEQAYQTVQDGRKHVIPGSADAVVVNMVELYCRIFRDPPSVMKPLLERYRAAVIGRPDYNLIHSADLSLILIAFKERRLADGWRMINQIMPEIAHSGNVNMWRQYLHLRAELLLILAGLVDPELENPTPNGPFETKKPGMRDAITFAFLRLRWKKIAERDLHKAIALDPLKCGAHFARAHIGLGLIAKSRGRTSDAIKHLETGYQSAAEEGLTLLLCRAERALSSFGISTQKEKDGR from the coding sequence ATGCTGACAACGCCGACGGGTGAAAAGAGATGGACGGCCATTCTGTCCACCGACATGGTCGGATCTACCCGTATCACACAGGAAATCGGCAACGAGAAGGTCTACGAACTGCTGCAGCACGTGTTGGGCCTGGTTCGCGAAGAAGTCGAAGCCCACGGCGGCCATGTTGTCGATACTGCAGGCGACGGTATCCTCGCCGCTTTCGGCGCACCTCGCGCATTGGAAAATGCGTCCGTGCAAGTTTGTGCTGCTGCAAACGCCTTTCGAAGGCGTTTGAACGCAGAAAGACAGACACTAGCCAAGCGTTTCGGTGTCATTCCAAGCTTCCGTACGGGAATCGCAGGTGGCAACGCAATGATCGCCCATGAGAACGATGATTCGATCAAGGTCGTTGGCGATCCCGTCATTCAAGCGACACGTTTACAAACGATTGCAGGTCCGGGTGATGTCCTCGTAACGCTGGATATTCAGCGAGAGATCGACGGCTTTGCGACTACGACCGATCTGGGCTTTCAGCCAATAAAGGGTTTCGATGATCCCGTTCATATCCATGCGCTTGGCGAAATGCTGGAGGCAATTACGCGTTTTGACGGAACACGGCGGCGTGGAATGGTCGGATTTGTCAGCCGCAAAAAAGAGCTGGATCAAGCAGTTAGTTCTGTACTGAGTCAAGAACGTCCTCGTATTCTCTTAGTGTCAGGCGTCGCCGGTGTTGGGAAATCACGTTTGGTGCACGAAGTAGTTGCGAAGGTCCCGGACGACCGAACAGTCTGTTTTGGTCAGTGCATCCCAACGGGCCAAACGCCATTTGGACCAATCTACGAAATATTGCGACAGGTGATTGGTCATGCTGGACCACCAGACGCTGTCTTGAGGAAACTTACCGACTATTGTGATGCAGAGAACCTGCGCGTTGTGCTGGATCCGAAGACTGACGCACTCACCCGAGCGCTGCAGGAACGCGAAATCCTGACAGAAATCTTGCGACAGCTATCCAAACAAAAGGCAATTATCTTCGTTATTGAAGATATCCACTGGATAGACTCTGCGTCGAACGATCTACTGGCTGGGCTTGCGTGTGAACCTTTGCCGCTGATTGTCACCGCCCGACCAACTTACGCGGCGGAATGGGCACGCGACGACGGCGTTTCAAAGGTTGTACTGTCGCCGCTGTCAGATAGCGAAATTGGAGAGATCGTAGTAGCGCGCTTTGCATCACCGGTTTCGCCGGAATTAAACGGGTTGGTCGCTCGGAAATCGGAAGGCATCCCGCTCATCGCCGAGGAAATTATTCGCGCCCTGAAATCCGGTAGTCAGCTGGTCGAAACTCCTGACGGACTCGGTCTGGGAGAAGGCGAAACCGGATTTGTCACCGGGAACCTCCAGCACCTTGTTCTTGCGCGAGTCGACAGGCTTTCGGCCTCACAAAAGGCAGCCTTGCAGCTCGCTTCTGTGATAGGCCGGGATTTCTCGACCAGCCTTCTCAAGAAAGCGATGAACACTCACGTCGATCTCGCCGGTCTGGGAGACATAGTTGAGCAGAAAGATGATGACCACTTTCGGTTTGTCCATGCTTTGATCCGTGATGCGGTTTACGGAAGTTTATTGTCGTCAGAACGGCGCATGGCGCATGGGCGCGTGGCACAGGCTCTAGAGTCTCTGGCGGACACAGAAACATTTGCACGCCTTGCTGACCATTTCACGCAAGCGGAAAACGCCGCAAAAGCCGTCAAATACTTGGTACAGGCCGCGCAACAGAGCCTGCAATCCTATGCTTTGCGGGATGTTGATATCCTATTGGAGCAAGCAATGCAGTACATCGAAGCGGATCCCACCCTTATTGAACCCGAATCCTTTGCCAGCCTCGCAATGACGTGGATCCGTGCTCTCGATCAGCTTGGCAGTTTCGGTCAAGTGCTGGACGTCGGGACGCGGTTGCTGCCACACCTTCAGACACATTCGCTAGGACACGAAGCTAATATGGTTCGGAACTTGAGCGCGATTGCTCTGACCCATACTCGTGACTACGCAGCCGCCGAACAACTGGCACAGAAAGTGCTCGCGGAAGCCGAGACAACACATGATGCGCTAGGCGCTGCATGGGCGAAATTGGCGCTTTTGCGGACGTACGAAGAGACCTATTGGCGTCCGCCAGATTGGATCATTGATCTTGCAGATCAAATCATCCCCGTTGCCGAAGCCGAAAACGACACGCACCTCGCCATGATGACACTCTACCAGAAATCCGCCGTTTATCGGTCATCAGGAAGGCGCAGATTGGCGCTCGAAACCGCAGACAAAATCGCGTCATACTCAAGAACGCATAATGATCGGCGCGGTAGATCGTACGCACTTTGGGCGCGCGCTCTTGTGAGCATCGTTGAAGGCACGCCAGAGCAGGCCTACCAGACCGTTCAAGATGGCCGAAAGCATGTCATCCCCGGATCTGCCGATGCTGTCGTCGTCAATATGGTCGAACTTTATTGCCGCATATTCCGCGATCCGCCGTCCGTTATGAAACCCTTGCTTGAAAGGTATCGCGCTGCGGTAATAGGTCGACCCGACTATAACCTGATCCATAGTGCAGATCTGTCACTTATCCTAATCGCATTCAAGGAACGCCGGCTCGCAGATGGATGGCGTATGATCAACCAGATCATGCCTGAGATTGCACATTCCGGGAACGTCAACATGTGGCGGCAATACCTGCATCTGCGGGCGGAACTGTTACTAATCTTAGCCGGGCTGGTAGATCCTGAACTTGAGAACCCGACTCCGAATGGTCCATTCGAGACGAAGAAGCCGGGAATGCGGGATGCCATCACATTTGCATTTCTGCGTCTGCGCTGGAAGAAGATTGCAGAACGCGACTTACACAAGGCTATCGCGCTCGACCCACTCAAATGCGGGGCGCATTTCGCTCGGGCACATATCGGACTTGGGCTGATCGCCAAATCGCGCGGACGCACGTCTGATGCAATTAAACACCTTGAAACAGGTTATCAAAGTGCCGCTGAAGAAGGACTGACCCTTTTGCTTTGTCGCGCTGAACGTGCGCTGTCGTCATTTGGCATCTCGACACAAAAAGAAAAAGACGGCAGGTAA
- a CDS encoding L,D-transpeptidase family protein, with translation MGYSRRFVLLGAIGTFLSACASKFRVYRGPVITKIQVNKGQRRLHLFHNDQVLKSYRFDLGFAPEGHKQFEGDGKTPEGAYRISFKNPDSRFHLSIKVDYPNARDIAYAQRMGKSPGGDIFIHGTPKVYAGKPDWTWGCLAVTNREMEDIYAMVNVGTPIYIYP, from the coding sequence ATGGGTTATTCAAGACGTTTTGTTCTACTGGGTGCCATCGGCACTTTTCTATCAGCATGCGCGAGCAAGTTCCGCGTCTATCGCGGCCCTGTCATTACCAAGATTCAGGTAAACAAGGGCCAGCGACGGCTACACCTTTTTCACAACGATCAAGTATTGAAATCCTATCGCTTCGATCTTGGATTTGCCCCTGAAGGGCATAAGCAGTTTGAAGGCGACGGCAAGACGCCTGAAGGAGCGTACCGCATTTCGTTCAAGAACCCGGACAGCCGCTTTCATCTTTCAATCAAAGTCGATTATCCGAACGCGAGGGACATCGCCTATGCGCAGCGGATGGGAAAAAGCCCCGGCGGGGACATATTCATTCACGGAACGCCAAAGGTGTACGCTGGCAAACCGGATTGGACATGGGGATGCCTCGCTGTCACCAACCGCGAGATGGAAGACATTTACGCGATGGTGAATGTCGGAACGCCGATTTACATCTATCCCTAA
- a CDS encoding Crp/Fnr family transcriptional regulator translates to MDPADSRDLFADAKRRSFAAGEMLFAEGEPGDMVMLIEKGRVEVSVTSLSGRKSVLAHMGPGEVLGEIAALDGGTRSADTVAASAVEGLVVSRQNILAFVAERSDVAQAIITELCRKVRNASDMFTTQSAPEGSTRLARALLRLFDKWGERDNGRLRLSERFSQAEIGEFSGLARENVNRHIKAWADEGIVIVERRQLFLLDRGRLAALADI, encoded by the coding sequence ATGGATCCTGCGGATAGCCGCGATCTTTTTGCCGATGCCAAGCGACGAAGTTTTGCCGCAGGCGAGATGTTATTTGCCGAAGGTGAGCCAGGCGATATGGTCATGCTGATTGAAAAGGGGCGTGTCGAAGTCTCGGTCACCTCTTTATCTGGTCGGAAGTCTGTTTTGGCCCATATGGGACCAGGCGAGGTCTTGGGAGAAATCGCTGCACTTGATGGTGGAACACGCAGTGCCGATACGGTTGCCGCAAGTGCCGTAGAGGGCCTGGTTGTGTCGCGGCAAAATATCCTCGCTTTCGTTGCAGAGCGCTCGGATGTGGCGCAGGCCATCATAACCGAACTGTGCCGCAAGGTGCGCAATGCATCCGACATGTTCACCACCCAGTCCGCACCGGAAGGCAGTACCCGACTTGCCCGCGCTCTACTGAGGCTTTTTGATAAGTGGGGTGAGCGCGATAATGGCCGTTTGCGTTTGTCGGAACGGTTTTCACAGGCCGAAATTGGTGAATTCAGTGGGCTGGCACGGGAAAACGTTAACAGACACATCAAGGCATGGGCAGATGAAGGAATTGTCATTGTCGAACGCCGGCAGCTTTTCCTGCTTGATCGTGGACGACTGGCAGCACTGGCTGATATCTAG
- a CDS encoding GMC oxidoreductase: protein MIRLQGDTLSEDMLIEEGVMPGALAAGYAAAFPVIDALMGDPFRFGDAAQRLQDMADVANAKSLADSAYDGPVARTLPFLVMSHDSSAGVLEMKADRISVRWKNAGLDPAIVADGAAISRASDAIKAEYLPMPFWQDAFGNRLITVHPIGGCAMGKDHKSGVVNSDCQVFRHDGGLYEGLFVCDGASLPGGVGVNPHLTITAVAERAMDELVKAQGWQTDTTPAKPLNQSVPSKPAKLGLSDLEKLHQALSELVHAITEGDLPLSKSKISNVWLMLSIAYAKLVPVDLKKRYPIASQETLFEVLKSDTDYTAIVLPIAEQMLDLLIASKPTGLRERLKNLETLTGDFSPGGGFDEIMRGRISSLGLTDNPASRDPFRVAAKAGANCTFTAKIRTEKIRRATTPPDGFLSIESGTFHSEAIGGSFFIKDGKFRFMMPDPEVVEKWEMTYAGNLMSAGSKDEQLRFECFKTIQRREGSHWWRDLTECRVKVFKDNVEIARGLLELELQDLIEQAVNLDISYTTKALMQGFIDAYEVIKGAGLDAPSTLPDVFDNPALRANLVLGVAHVLNENGQQAEKALTDFYKAQVLGKFGEFALRTYGGVFSYASNFQERDRNESLVKDPYLNAATYQFESEPGVWLQLTHYPGTKGPIVLAGGFGTCASSFALPTVDQNLVQALMAEGYDIWLFDYRGSGAITASQIPFTLDQVAQYDWPTAIDEVLKRTPVKNASDVQVLVHCIGSMSLFMALLYQRLPVRQVIASATGPFAITNWYNYAKSDVELSRYVAEGLPRQMWGLIDMLDLAPDVAEAAKHGLAVFDPRAPSPHPFYSKDIDNALTGLAWKVPGFAPTECYSPTCHRITFGFGPSYLHAQLNQATHNTIADLFGPVASRSFIHIAKIFERGTVIDVNGADIYMPNVANLDMPIHFIVGALNQEMLPEATLRAQHWLQQNNGNPERYTRHVYPNYGHMDCFIGKDADKHIFPKLLDMLSSRA from the coding sequence ATGATCCGGTTGCAAGGCGATACTCTGTCAGAGGATATGCTGATAGAAGAAGGCGTGATGCCAGGGGCCTTGGCGGCAGGATATGCTGCGGCATTCCCTGTGATTGACGCGCTAATGGGCGACCCATTCAGGTTTGGCGATGCGGCCCAGCGCTTGCAAGACATGGCCGATGTTGCAAATGCAAAATCGCTTGCCGACTCCGCCTATGACGGCCCTGTCGCTCGAACGCTTCCATTTCTCGTTATGAGCCACGATAGCTCTGCCGGCGTCTTGGAAATGAAAGCGGACCGGATCAGTGTGAGGTGGAAAAACGCCGGATTAGACCCTGCGATTGTTGCCGATGGTGCCGCAATCAGTCGCGCCAGTGATGCCATCAAGGCCGAATACCTGCCAATGCCCTTTTGGCAGGACGCTTTTGGAAACCGCTTGATTACGGTTCATCCAATTGGTGGCTGCGCAATGGGGAAGGACCACAAATCCGGTGTCGTGAATTCAGATTGTCAGGTGTTTCGACATGATGGCGGGCTCTACGAAGGGTTGTTCGTATGTGACGGTGCCTCGTTGCCCGGCGGTGTCGGCGTAAATCCACATCTGACGATTACAGCTGTTGCCGAACGGGCGATGGACGAGCTGGTGAAAGCGCAGGGTTGGCAGACGGATACAACACCTGCAAAGCCGCTTAACCAATCTGTCCCATCAAAGCCGGCCAAGTTGGGGCTATCCGATCTAGAAAAACTTCATCAGGCACTTTCTGAACTGGTCCATGCGATCACCGAAGGCGATCTGCCTTTGTCGAAAAGCAAAATTAGCAATGTCTGGTTAATGCTGAGCATTGCTTACGCGAAGCTAGTCCCGGTTGATCTGAAGAAAAGATATCCGATAGCGAGCCAAGAAACACTTTTTGAAGTGTTAAAATCAGACACCGACTATACGGCAATCGTACTTCCAATTGCTGAACAAATGCTCGATCTTCTCATCGCGTCGAAACCAACCGGGTTGAGAGAGAGACTTAAAAACCTAGAGACGCTGACAGGTGATTTTTCACCGGGCGGCGGATTTGATGAAATCATGCGCGGGCGCATTTCATCTCTCGGACTGACAGACAATCCGGCTTCACGCGATCCTTTCCGGGTCGCGGCGAAAGCGGGCGCAAACTGCACGTTCACGGCCAAAATCAGGACGGAAAAAATACGTCGCGCGACGACGCCACCAGACGGCTTTCTTTCAATCGAATCTGGCACATTTCATTCGGAAGCAATCGGCGGTTCCTTTTTCATCAAGGACGGCAAGTTCCGCTTTATGATGCCTGATCCGGAAGTCGTCGAAAAATGGGAAATGACCTATGCTGGCAATCTTATGTCGGCGGGAAGCAAAGACGAACAACTACGATTTGAATGCTTCAAAACAATTCAACGCCGTGAAGGTTCACATTGGTGGCGTGATCTGACGGAATGCCGGGTGAAGGTGTTTAAAGACAACGTGGAGATAGCACGCGGATTATTGGAACTTGAGCTGCAAGATCTGATTGAACAGGCCGTAAATTTGGATATTTCCTATACGACCAAGGCACTGATGCAGGGTTTCATAGACGCGTACGAGGTGATTAAGGGCGCTGGCCTTGATGCTCCAAGCACACTGCCAGATGTGTTCGACAACCCAGCTTTGCGGGCAAATCTTGTGTTAGGGGTCGCGCATGTTCTGAACGAAAACGGCCAACAAGCTGAGAAGGCGCTGACCGACTTCTACAAAGCGCAGGTGCTCGGAAAGTTTGGGGAGTTCGCGTTGCGGACCTACGGCGGTGTGTTCAGCTACGCATCGAACTTTCAAGAACGGGACAGAAATGAAAGTCTTGTTAAAGACCCGTATTTGAATGCCGCGACCTACCAATTCGAGTCTGAACCGGGCGTATGGCTTCAGCTGACCCACTATCCTGGCACCAAGGGACCGATCGTGCTTGCTGGCGGGTTTGGCACATGCGCATCTTCTTTTGCGCTTCCAACGGTCGATCAAAACCTCGTGCAAGCGCTAATGGCAGAAGGCTATGACATTTGGCTGTTCGACTACCGTGGTAGTGGTGCGATAACAGCAAGCCAGATACCTTTCACCCTCGATCAGGTTGCCCAGTACGATTGGCCAACCGCGATCGACGAAGTACTTAAACGAACCCCTGTCAAGAATGCATCAGACGTGCAAGTTCTGGTCCATTGCATCGGATCAATGTCATTATTCATGGCGTTGCTTTACCAGCGCTTGCCAGTTCGCCAAGTCATCGCATCCGCAACTGGTCCATTTGCAATCACAAATTGGTACAACTATGCAAAGTCAGACGTGGAATTGTCGCGCTATGTGGCCGAAGGATTGCCGCGACAGATGTGGGGGTTGATTGATATGCTCGATCTGGCCCCAGATGTTGCAGAGGCTGCGAAACATGGTCTTGCGGTCTTTGATCCGCGCGCACCAAGCCCGCATCCCTTCTATTCGAAAGACATCGATAACGCGCTTACCGGACTTGCCTGGAAAGTCCCGGGTTTCGCGCCGACGGAATGCTACAGTCCGACGTGCCACAGGATTACATTCGGATTCGGCCCAAGTTACCTGCATGCCCAGCTCAATCAGGCGACCCATAATACAATTGCTGACTTGTTCGGCCCGGTCGCATCGCGATCCTTCATCCATATCGCGAAGATATTTGAGAGAGGCACTGTCATCGATGTGAACGGCGCAGACATTTACATGCCAAATGTCGCTAATTTGGATATGCCGATCCATTTTATTGTCGGTGCGCTTAATCAAGAGATGCTGCCGGAGGCGACACTACGGGCGCAGCACTGGTTGCAGCAAAATAATGGCAATCCGGAGCGTTACACACGCCATGTCTATCCCAATTATGGGCATATGGACTGCTTCATCGGAAAAGATGCCGATAAGCATATCTTCCCCAAATTGCTTGATATGCTCAGTTCAAGGGCCTAG
- a CDS encoding metallophosphoesterase, whose product MLKYICISDLHCGAPTSLLMPPPSRFSADPEPVATTFAEALGRFLSVADASPQLILLGDILDLQFSNRSHAYQNAVSFLKPIADTGRIAREVIATAGNHDHALWTDARLSLEADTFSRQPDTPEYRGATNAFCPTYSADSRLLTSLIKQSGFKGVDLRYPNIGFANKERAVVLHHGHFIEEEYRLVTRIKEKLIGDHASLPTVEQIAVENAGWIDFFWSTTGDSGVGIESSSLYQNVLTSTGFRRLAGKLADEIRDTLRDKLPFAGNINVQEIIRSFAMAGLDLGLGRFRDTERYSEVTALTTKGYEGVAWYLNGPVKNQIQSELKAVFAETTFVCGHTHKPFAERIVASGFAKPVKTYNTGGWTLNGPRLDSAEGASMILIDNKLNVASVNLFSTPKGGIVPAARVQMLSDGPDATAFRDQIAGWLAQSETEWTRLAEVACKAYFERQEYLLDLTADHIDRQAAK is encoded by the coding sequence ATGCTGAAATATATCTGCATTTCGGACTTGCACTGCGGTGCGCCCACCAGCCTCCTGATGCCGCCGCCCAGCCGTTTCAGTGCAGATCCAGAACCTGTCGCCACAACTTTCGCTGAGGCACTTGGGAGATTCCTGAGTGTGGCTGACGCAAGCCCCCAACTGATCCTGCTTGGAGATATTCTTGACCTGCAGTTTTCGAACCGATCACATGCATATCAAAACGCAGTTTCGTTCCTGAAGCCTATTGCAGACACAGGACGGATCGCACGCGAAGTCATCGCTACAGCGGGAAATCATGATCATGCTCTCTGGACAGATGCACGCCTGTCGTTAGAGGCCGATACCTTTTCCCGCCAGCCGGACACGCCGGAGTACCGCGGCGCGACCAACGCGTTCTGCCCTACTTACAGTGCTGATAGCCGTTTGCTGACGTCATTAATTAAGCAATCCGGCTTCAAGGGCGTCGATCTGCGGTATCCAAATATTGGATTCGCCAACAAAGAGCGGGCCGTTGTTTTACATCATGGACATTTTATCGAGGAAGAATACCGCCTTGTGACTCGTATCAAGGAAAAGCTGATTGGCGATCATGCGTCTTTGCCCACTGTTGAACAAATCGCCGTCGAAAACGCCGGCTGGATCGATTTCTTCTGGTCTACGACGGGTGACTCCGGTGTCGGAATTGAGTCCAGCAGCCTCTACCAAAATGTCCTGACCAGCACTGGTTTCCGCCGGCTCGCAGGGAAGCTCGCCGACGAAATTCGTGACACGCTGCGGGACAAGCTACCCTTTGCGGGCAATATCAACGTGCAAGAAATCATCCGGTCGTTCGCAATGGCCGGTCTTGATCTTGGCCTTGGGCGGTTCCGCGATACGGAAAGGTACTCCGAAGTTACCGCACTTACGACCAAAGGGTATGAGGGCGTGGCATGGTATCTGAATGGTCCTGTGAAGAACCAGATTCAATCTGAGTTGAAAGCGGTTTTTGCAGAAACGACCTTTGTTTGCGGCCATACGCACAAGCCATTTGCTGAACGGATCGTCGCATCCGGCTTTGCGAAACCCGTAAAGACATACAACACCGGTGGTTGGACCCTGAACGGACCGAGGCTGGACAGTGCAGAGGGTGCTTCGATGATACTCATTGATAATAAGTTGAACGTTGCATCTGTGAATCTGTTTTCGACACCAAAAGGTGGCATTGTTCCGGCGGCCCGTGTCCAGATGTTGTCCGACGGGCCCGACGCCACCGCATTTCGGGATCAAATCGCAGGATGGCTGGCTCAAAGTGAAACAGAGTGGACAAGGTTGGCCGAAGTAGCTTGCAAAGCGTATTTCGAACGTCAGGAATACCTGCTTGATCTTACAGCAGATCATATTGACCGGCAGGCTGCTAAATGA